The Zalophus californianus isolate mZalCal1 chromosome X, mZalCal1.pri.v2, whole genome shotgun sequence genomic interval gtttggtttcttctgggcTTCTCACCTTGCCTTGCAGATGGCCACTTTCTCACTATATATTTACATAGTCTTCTCTCTGTGCACACCTGCATCCCTGGTGTCTttttgtgtgtccaaatttccccttcttataaggataaCAGTCAGATTAGATTAGGGTCCATCCTAACTACCtcatttttaacttaatcacctctttaaaggccctatttccaaatacagtcacattctaaggtgttggaggttaggacttcaacataggagtTTTAGGGGGACACAGTTTAGCCCATAACCCTTTACCCGTTGGACCCCCAGAATTCATATTCTCCTTACATGCAAAGTACATTCACCCCTTCATAACAGCCCCCAGTTTtttaagctctacacccaacatggggcttgaactcatgactccaagatcgagagtcacatgccagccaggcacccccaacagcccccaattttttttaagttttttttttttttttaagatttcactcatttgcCAAAGATAGAgcgggagtgagagagagagagtgagcgagcgcgCAAGTAGGGggaacaacaggcagagggagaagcaggctccctgccgagcaaggagcctgatgcgggactgatcccaggaccccaggatcacaacccaagctgaaggcatatgcccaaccgactgagccaccaaggcatccccaGCCCCTAATTTTAAACCCATTCCAGCATCGACCCCAAATCCCAAGCCTTATCTGAATATCATCTAAATCAAATGTGGATGAGATTCAAGGCATAATTCATCCTAAGGCAAAAAtcttcaagggcacctgggtggcttaagtggtgggttaagtgtctgcctttggtcaggtcatgatctcagggtcctgggatcgagctgcgcGTAGGGCtgcctgctccatggggagcctgcttctccttctccctctgcccctccccctgctcatgctcacaccctctctctgaaataaataaaatctttaaaaaaaaatcttcagctGTGAACCTGTGAAACCATTACAAGTTATCTGCTTCCAAAGTACAATGGTGGGACAGATAATAGGGTGAACATTCCCATTCCGAAAGGGAGCAATTGGAAAGAGGAGAGGTATCATAGGTTCCAAGCAAGTTTGAAACCTAGCAGGGCAAATTCCATTAGATTTTAAGGCTCAAGAATTACCCTCTTTGGCTCGATATTGTGTCCTTTGGCCCATTGGTGTGGCAGGCTCATGCTTCAGGCCCTGGACATTGGCAGTCTGGCCCACTGAAACTGAGGCTACAACCTTGCCCCCCTGGGGCCTGTCCCCTCTGGGCCTATAGTGGTAGCAGCAGTCCTGCTGATCTCTGAATTGCCTTGGGgtcattcttctcttttcttgaagGATAACACCTTTTGGCAGTCAGATAGGTCTATTGTCCTGTCTTGTGGAATCCCAGAAGTCTGATAGCCTTCCTTTATTATATCTTGTCTCTGTCCCCTTTAGTCAAAGCTGGCCTTGTTTCTGTTGATAAAACTTCATCTCTATTCCTGGCTTCTGCAGAGATGGCTGATTGGATCCATGAGTCACACCTGTAATCACTTTATCAAAGGATTGTCCAGCCAGACCTCGGTTTTGCCTCCTGAACATGCTTTCATATTATATGGATAGTCTGAGATTTTTCCAAACCTTCAAGTTCCggttcctttttgcttaacaatTCCTTCTTCAATGTATCTTTCTCCTCTCCATACATTTTACTATGAGCAGCAAGCAGAAACCAGGCCACACCTTCAACACTGCTTAGAAATCTCCTTAGCTAAATATCCAGGTTCAGCACTTAGAATTTTTACCTTCCACCCAACACTAGGACACCATTCGGCCaagttcttttttgctttataaCAATCAACTTTTGTCCAGTTCCCAATAGCATGCTCCTCATTTCTTTCTGCGATCTCACCAGAATCACCTCTGATATCCATATTTCTGCCCATAGTCTCTTCAAGGCAATCTAGACTTTTTCTAGCATGTCCCTCAAAACGCTTCCAGTCTTTACCCATTCCCAGTTTTAAAGCCACTTccatatttttaggtatttgttacagcagcatgtCACTTCttggtaccaaaatctgtatCCGTCTACTAGGTACATAACAAAGTACTGCAGACTgcgtggcttaaacaacagaaatgtattttctcacagttctgaaggctagacATCCTAGATAGATGTTGGCAAGTTTGGTTTCTTCCGAGGCCTgcctccttggcttgtaggtggccATCTTCTGTGTCTGCACATGATCTTTCCTCTGTTCGGGCATTcctggtgtctctgtgtgtgtcccaattttctctttcttgaaagGACACCAATCAGTTGTAGTAGGGCCTCGTTTTAATTTAaacacctctttaaagaccttatctccacatatggtcacattctgaggtactggggctAAGGCTTCAACATATCCATGGGGCTGGATGTAATTTAGTCCATAACAATCACTCAGCATGAATAATCACCTGTGAAACTTGTTAGATTTGTCTGCATAACAATACTGTTTTCTTCCTAGTACTATGAAGTATTCCTTCGACAGTCCCCAATGGAGCCCTGCCTTCTGTTCCATGAAGGTGGGTACTGGCGTGAGCTCATAGTCCGCACCAATAGCCAAGGGCACACAATGGCCATCATCACTTTCCATCCCCAGGATTTAAGACAGGTGAGACTCACAGAATGATAAAGGGTGGCTTCTGTAGCAGCCCTTGTTTTCACTATCCTGCAGTTGGTTTTGGAAGTTTCGGGGCAGATTGCAGAAACTACACATCCACAGAATATTTGTGTGGGTTGGGAAGAGGGGTCGGGGGTGAGGAGGAGATAGCGAGGTACTCTAACCATGCTGCTGGCATAATCAAACCACAGAGACTGAGGTGAGGTTACCAAGTTAATTACCATGTGAGGACTTCCAAGTATTTTCACAAGAACTTGGCCGGTGGAAGTTGGTAGGTACTCTACTGATTCTAAAAGCCAATTCAATAGAGAGGAGAATATAGTCAGAATTTCATAACTCAAATAATACTTTACATTTGTAATTCACTTAGGGCTTTGAAACATTCCCATGTTAAAATATTCCTGTACTTAATGTGATCATCTCAACCCACCTGTAAAGTAGGTGAGAGAAGGAAAAGTATTGTCATCCTCATTTCAGATGAGCAAATAGAGGCACAGAAGTACCCAAGGTGAAGAGCCAGTAAATAGCCAAGCTAGGGCTTGAACCCACGTCATTGAttcctgacctttttttttttgtaatttaaaaaaaatgagtatagttgacacacaattcctgtggccttttatttttatgtatttttttaagattttatttatttgacagagagagacacagcgagagagggaacacaagcagggggggtggaagagggagaagcaggctccccgctgagcagggagcctgatgaagggctccatcccaggaccctgggatcatgacctgagctgaaggcagatgcttaatgactgagccactcaggcgctcctcAAAGTAGATTCTAAGGCAGCAGGTATTACTAGAGATAAAAGAGAAGACTTAATAAAGGTAGAAGGttccatttaaaaggaaaatacaacaaTTTAAAATTACGTACACTTAATAACTGACAGAACTACAGGAAAATACACAATGCTATTTTAATGGGAGATGCAGTAAATAATGGTGAGCACAGACAATGATAAAATACATTAGTAAGTTTAATctacatatgtaaaaaaaaccctatttatttatttattgaaattccagtgtagttaacatacagagttatattaggccaggtatacaatatagtgattcaacagttctatgcATCACACGGTGCTCATCATGAcgagtgcactccttaatccccatcacctacttcacccatccccccacccacctcccctctggtaaccatcagattgttctctgtagttaagagtctgtttcttgggggcacctgggtggctcagtcgttaagcgtctgccttcggctcaggtcgtgatcctagggtcctgggatagagccccatgtcgggttccccgctctgtgggaagcctgcttctccctctcctgctccccctgcttgtgttccctctctcgctgtctctctctctgtcaaataaataaataaaatcttaaaaaaaaagtctgtttcttggtttgtatctctttttcccttgttcatttgctttgtttcttaaatgtcacatataagtgaaatcatatggtatttgtctttctctgactgatttatttcacttagcatttatactgcctagctccatccatgttgttgcaaatggtaagatttcattcttttttatggctgaatagtatcccattgtatatatataccacctcttctttatccattcatctgttgatggacacttgggctgcttccataatttggctattgtaaataatgctgctataaacattagggtgcatgtatccctttgaattagtgttcttgaatttaaagaaatgggcagaagacatgaacagactatctctaaagaagacatacagatggctagcagacacatgaaaaaatgctcaacatcactcatcatcagggaaatgcaagtgaAAACCACAGtgcgataccacctcacacctgtcggaatggctaaaatcaaaaataaaagaaacaacaagtgttggcgaggatgtggagaaaagggaacccttctgcactgttggtaggaatatacTGGTAtggccagtgtggaaaacagtatagagggtactcaaaaagttaaaaatagaaataccttatgatccagtaatcgcactactgggtatttatccccaaaatacaaTTCTTGGCCTTTTAACTCTAGAGCTCCAGCATAGTTTATTGTGATCTGTCCTGTGTCAAGCTAATGTTTAGGTTCTCTGCAGTgatgtaagaattttaaaatgttctgaattcaaagaaagaatttaGTTACCCTGATCATTCCCTCCCatgccctctttctttttttttgagaactcaCATCTGAGGTGGTATTTGAGTGGGTGGTTGGGATATTTGAAGTGGAGAGACATAAAGGGAGTTGAAAAGTTATTGCTTCTTCATAATGAGGCAAAAACTTAGTTTAGTTCCTTGTTTACAGTAGGAATAACTCTCACACTTTCTTTAGAAGACTATTAAGGAGGCTCAAATTGGAGAAAGCACCATGTCTATTGTATAGGATTTGTCAAAAGCTGATAAGCAAAGCGATGCTTCTGCCAAGATGTGTAAATAGTGTATTTTTTGTCATGTAGAACATTGCTTTATCttaagtgttatttataataggaTTTGAGAAAGGTGCCTTCTTGTCTGACTATTGCAAGGCTGATTATTATTGTAGAGTTTGGAGAGAAAATTTGTCAGAGATGAGTCTGTGCTTGACTCCTGATTTTGTGATCTGGGCAGGAGGAGCTCAATGTTCAGAAGGAGGCTGTCAAGAAGTTTTTCACTACTGGGCCAGGAGCAGTCTGTGACTTGACATCACTTTACTTCCAGGAAAGGTAAACCTGGGGTAGCCAGACAGCAAGCAGGGTGGCTTGCCATATTCTGAGCTGTGGCTTGCTGAGGCAGGGCTGCTGACTGGGGGGGAACTGGGCTAAGTGATACCGGCCCCTGTACACCAGCCAGGTCCCAGAACCCAGGCCAAATTTAGATGAGAGGGTGTCTGCATATACCTCCATCCCCCGAGAGGGAATTCTTCCGGAATTTTCAGGGCCATGCCATGGGGGCTGTGTCTCCTGGCTGAGATGctgcccactcccccccccaccccctgcaaacCAGTAGAGATGGAATGGTCTGCTATtccaaaatgcttttttaaaaattcttttccaggggcacctgggtggctcagttggttaagtgtctgccttcagctcaggtcatgctcccagggtcctgggattgagccccgcgttgggctctctgctcagcggggagtctgcttctccctctccctttgccccctgcttgtgctctgtctctcaaatgaatacataaaaccttttaaaaaaaattcttttccagCACTATGACGCGTTGCAGCCATCAGCAATCCCCCTATCAGCTCCTATTTGGGGAACCCCACCTCTTTGAAGATCTCCTGGGCTTGAAGATCCGCATCTCTCCAGATGCCTTTTTCCAGATTAACACTGCTGGTGCAGAGGTGCTATATCGGACAGTGCGGGAGCTGAGCGGAGTGAACTCTAACACCATCCTCCTTGATATCTGCTGTGGAACTGGCAAGTGGCAGCCCAGGGCAGAATCTACATGCTACTTAGCTTCCATCTACCCAGCACCCAGGGCTCAAGTGGGGAGGTGATGGTGGGTGGTGCAGGCATACCATCAttggtttaaaatcttaaaatagggacacctgggtggctcagtcggttaagcctctgccatcagctcaggtgatgatcccagggtcctggggtccagccccacatcggactccctgctcagtggagagcctgcttctccctctccctctgctgctccccctgcttattctctctctctctctctcaaataaataaaataaataaaataaaatcctaaaatatcctcctcttctcctcctccttcctcaggtGTGATTGGTTTCTCTCTGGCTCAGTATGCCTCGCAGGTCCTTGGGATTGAGTTGGTGGAACAGGCAGTAGAAGATGCCAGGTGGACTGCAGCCTTCAATGGTACACTGCTCGTGTTCTGGAGAGAAATTAAGAGCTCCAGTTGCTTCTGTGCTGTGTAAAGCATTGTGTGGGAAAGGGCATCGACTATACCCATGACCtatggagaaggagggagggtgtCCTGGAGTGATTGGAGTTGGGTCCTGATGGTTTTCTAAAAGAGGTCCCAATAGCTaatctcccccctttttttctatcCAGAAGACGAGCCCGAGGCAGTGAACAGGCCTAGATGATAGGAAGAGAACTTGGCAAAACTTTGGATAATAAAGAAGAGGAGCCTTCTTGACATTAGACTCATGAGGCATTATAACATAATACAGTAGATTTCAAACAATTGTTAGCCACAGAACCTTTTCTTTGAACAAAATCGTATGCCACACTACAATATAGAAAGCAGATCTCCTTGTTCTCTCTACCCTACCTCCAGACAACTCTTGAGGCTCTGAAAATCTCTAATGTAGCAGAAAGAGCACTTGAGTAAAAGTCAAGGTTTTCTTCTTGGTATAGGTACTTATGTGCTATGTGTcactaagttttaaaataacatgttcTAGTATCTCAAGCTGAAAGGCCTACTGAGATATTGCAAAGGAAAATGTGTTGGCAACAATGAGGCAGGTCcaaaagtgtttttttccttgttattcgGAGGTATGCCAGACCCaaaggcaagatggcagagcccTGGCTCCTGTACATTTCTGTGAAGCTGAAActctccctcccttgcccctTTCCTCACTACTGGGCTTGAGTTTTGACTTCTGTCCTGGGGGCCTCTCTTCTGCAGGCATCACGAACTGTGAATTCCACGCTGGTCGAGCAGAGAAGATTTTACCACAGCTACTAAAGTCAAAGGAAGATGGGCACTTCATTGTTGCTGTGGTGAACCCAGCCCGGGCAGGACTGCGTAAGAATGGATAGCTCTCCTGTTAACAGAACTAGTTGGGTGTTCTCATGATGTCCACCATCTTTAGTCCTTTACTCCCTACTTACTGGGAGCTAAGGGGGCTCCCAGTGGGCTGGCTCTGACCCTACTTCTCTATTTCTAACCAATCCTAGGTGCTAGCCAGTTGGTAGTTTCTGATAACCCAGACCATGATAACTTAATTATATTAAtcgcagggcacctgggtgactcagttggttgagcgtctgccttcagctcaggtcatgatcctagggtcctgggattgagccccacatgggactccctgttcagtggggagcctgcttctccctctgtccctcccccaactcgtgctctctctctctctttctcactgtttctgtctgaaataaaatctttaaaacaaaagtaattatattaataGCAATGTGTTTCTTCCTTCAGACTATCAGGTGGTTCAAGCCATTCGAAACTGCAGGGCTATCCGCACACTgatttttgtttcctgcaagcccCATGGTGAAACCACAAGGAACATCATTGAGTGAgtcttgacttctttttttattttatttttttaaagattttatttattgagagagagagcatgagaagtggggacagatggagagagaggagggggagaagcagactccctgctgagcagggagcctgatgcgggactcgatcccaggaccccaggatcacgacctgagccgaaggcagccacttaaccaactgagccacccaggcaccccaattgacttcttttttaaattattttttcctgaatatcAAAGTAATCTGTACTTACTGTACAGATTTAGAAAACAGAGTAatataaagagacagaaaaaagtcATTATACTACTATCAGCAGTTAGTTATAGGGCCAGGTCTCAGGTAAGGCAAGTAAAGCAACTCACTTTGGGTGCAAAATTTAGTAAGAGGGTGCACAAAATCTCAGTAATTAAGATACATTTATAATgcattattttcaaaaatcaaaattagtCCCAAGAAAGCCATGATGAAAAACacattaagatcttt includes:
- the TRMT2B gene encoding tRNA (uracil(54)-C(5))-methyltransferase homolog isoform X1 produces the protein MHSPRCFLSRVGLLPKPGSLPWCATKPPGWSQLFLGSACEGNFTNVIPKKCQRRQKSQKKPSHVGPLDGSWQERLADVVTPLWRLSYEEQLKVKFEAQKRILRRLESYLQKLNGVNVTTSAPKAEGLSCLLHPIIPSPVINGYRNKSTFSVNRGPDGNPKTVGYYLGTWRDRSIVCVQSNHLKNIPEKHNQVAQYYEVFLRQSPMEPCLLFHEGGYWRELIVRTNSQGHTMAIITFHPQDLRQEELNVQKEAVKKFFTTGPGAVCDLTSLYFQESTMTRCSHQQSPYQLLFGEPHLFEDLLGLKIRISPDAFFQINTAGAEVLYRTVRELSGVNSNTILLDICCGTGVIGFSLAQYASQVLGIELVEQAVEDARWTAAFNGITNCEFHAGRAEKILPQLLKSKEDGHFIVAVVNPARAGLHYQVVQAIRNCRAIRTLIFVSCKPHGETTRNIIELCCPPDSAKKLVGEPFVLRKAVPVDLFPHTLHCELVLLFAR
- the TRMT2B gene encoding tRNA (uracil(54)-C(5))-methyltransferase homolog isoform X2; this translates as MHSPRCFLSRVGLLPKPGSLPWCATKPPGWSQLFLGSACEGNFTNVIPKKCQRRQKSQKKPSHVGPLDGSWQERLADVVTPLWRLSYEEQLKVKFEAQKRILRRLESYLQKLNGVNVTTSAPKAEGLSCLLHPIIPSYYEVFLRQSPMEPCLLFHEGGYWRELIVRTNSQGHTMAIITFHPQDLRQEELNVQKEAVKKFFTTGPGAVCDLTSLYFQESTMTRCSHQQSPYQLLFGEPHLFEDLLGLKIRISPDAFFQINTAGAEVLYRTVRELSGVNSNTILLDICCGTGVIGFSLAQYASQVLGIELVEQAVEDARWTAAFNGITNCEFHAGRAEKILPQLLKSKEDGHFIVAVVNPARAGLHYQVVQAIRNCRAIRTLIFVSCKPHGETTRNIIELCCPPDSAKKLVGEPFVLRKAVPVDLFPHTLHCELVLLFAR